The Apium graveolens cultivar Ventura chromosome 6, ASM990537v1, whole genome shotgun sequence genome contains a region encoding:
- the LOC141668278 gene encoding large ribosomal subunit protein uL14mz-like has protein sequence MAASIWCLAGRSLLGGLGNSSLGVLRMSSELTRSDLLFQQTRTFIQMGTNLKVVDNSGAKRVKCIQALKSKKGARLGDIIVASVQEINPAKEVKKGFMSSTVKKGAVVHAVVVRAAMPRGRCDGSQIKFDDNACVLVKYVGGEYEPIGKRVHGPVPHELRKKKHVKILSLAGHVA, from the exons ATGGCTGCTTCGATTTGGTGTCTTG CTGGTCGGTCGTTGTTGGGGGGCCTCGGCAACAGTTCTCTTGGTGTACTGAGGATGTCAAGTGAGTTAACTCGTTCTGATTTATTGTTTCAG CAAACACGAACATTCATTCAGATGGGGACCAATCTGAAAGTTGTTGATAATTCTGGAGCGAAGCGAGTAAAGTGTATACAAGCTTTGAAGAGTAAGAAAGGGGCAAGATTGGGGGACATAATAGTTGCCTCTGTACAGGAAATTAACCCTGCAAAGGAAGTAAAGAAGGGATTCATGAGTAGCACAGTGAAGAAGGGGGCTGTAGTTCATGCTGTTGTAGTTCGTGCTGCAATGCCACGAGGACGTTGTGACGGAAGTCAGATCAAATTTGATGACAATGCTTGTGTGCTCGTTAAATATGTCGGAGGCGAATATGAGCCGATAGGAAAGCGGGTTCATGGGCCTGTACCACATGAGCTAAGGAAAAAAAAGCATGTCAAGATATTGAGTCTTGCAGGCCATGTTGCATGA